In the genome of Vibrio sp. NTOU-M3, one region contains:
- the prfC gene encoding peptide chain release factor 3, whose protein sequence is MSNTAFLGEVGKRRTFAIISHPDAGKTTITEKVLLFGRAIQTAGTVKGRGSSQHAKSDWMEMEKERGISVTTSVMQFPYNECLVNLLDTPGHEDFSEDTYRTLTAVDSCLMVIDAAKGVEDRTRKLMEVTRLRDTPIVTFMNKLDRDIRDPMELLDEVESELNISCAPITWPIGCGKEFKGVYHIHRDETILYTTGQGHTIQDQRIVKGLDNPELDEAVGTELAEQLREELELVIGACPEFDQELFLAGELTPVYFGTALGNFGVDHMLDGLTEWAPAPMARQANEREVEANEEKFSGFVFKIQANMDPKHRDRIAFMRIVSGTYTQGMKMNHVRLGKQVSISDAVTFMAGDRSRAENAYAGDIIGLHNHGTIQIGDTFTQGESLKFAGIPNFAPELFRRIRLKDPLKQKQLLKGLVQLSEEGAVQVFRPVQNNDLIVGAVGVLQFDVVVARLKAEYNVEAIYESVNVATARWVECGDAKKLDEFQRKNQTNLALDGGDNLTYIAPTMVNLNLAQERFPDVEFRATREH, encoded by the coding sequence ATGTCAAATACAGCGTTTTTAGGTGAAGTCGGCAAACGTCGTACTTTCGCTATCATTTCTCACCCGGATGCGGGTAAAACCACCATTACTGAAAAGGTTCTGTTATTCGGACGCGCAATTCAGACTGCCGGTACAGTAAAGGGCCGTGGCTCAAGCCAACATGCCAAATCTGACTGGATGGAAATGGAAAAAGAGCGTGGTATTTCGGTAACGACTTCTGTGATGCAGTTTCCTTATAATGAGTGCCTTGTCAACTTATTAGATACCCCAGGACACGAAGATTTCTCAGAAGATACTTACCGTACGCTGACAGCTGTTGACTCATGTCTGATGGTGATCGATGCGGCTAAAGGTGTTGAGGATCGTACACGTAAGCTGATGGAAGTTACTCGTCTACGTGACACACCAATCGTAACATTCATGAACAAATTGGACCGAGATATTCGTGACCCAATGGAATTATTGGATGAAGTCGAAAGTGAGCTAAATATCTCTTGTGCTCCAATTACTTGGCCAATTGGTTGTGGTAAAGAGTTTAAAGGTGTGTATCACATTCACCGTGATGAAACCATTCTCTACACCACAGGCCAAGGTCATACGATTCAAGATCAGCGTATTGTTAAAGGCTTAGATAACCCAGAATTGGATGAAGCGGTGGGTACTGAACTGGCTGAGCAGCTGCGTGAAGAGCTTGAATTGGTGATTGGTGCATGCCCTGAATTTGATCAAGAGTTGTTCCTAGCTGGTGAATTGACGCCAGTTTACTTTGGTACTGCACTGGGTAACTTTGGTGTTGATCATATGTTGGATGGCTTGACTGAGTGGGCGCCAGCGCCAATGGCTCGTCAAGCGAACGAACGTGAAGTGGAAGCGAATGAAGAGAAATTCTCTGGCTTCGTTTTCAAAATCCAAGCGAATATGGATCCTAAACACCGTGACCGTATCGCCTTTATGCGTATTGTGTCGGGCACTTATACCCAAGGTATGAAAATGAATCATGTTCGTTTGGGTAAACAGGTGAGCATTTCTGATGCAGTAACCTTTATGGCTGGTGACCGTTCTCGTGCTGAAAATGCGTATGCGGGTGACATTATTGGTCTGCATAACCACGGCACCATTCAAATTGGCGATACTTTTACTCAAGGTGAATCGCTTAAGTTTGCGGGTATCCCGAACTTTGCGCCTGAATTGTTCCGTCGTATCCGTCTGAAAGATCCATTGAAGCAAAAACAGTTGTTGAAAGGCTTAGTTCAGCTTTCTGAAGAAGGGGCGGTTCAGGTTTTCCGTCCGGTGCAGAACAATGATTTGATCGTTGGTGCTGTTGGTGTGCTGCAGTTTGATGTGGTTGTGGCTCGTCTTAAAGCGGAATACAACGTAGAAGCGATCTACGAAAGCGTCAATGTTGCTACTGCCCGTTGGGTTGAGTGTGGTGATGCGAAGAAATTGGATGAATTCCAACGTAAGAACCAGACTAATTTAGCATTGGATGGTGGTGATAACTTAACTTACATCGCGCCAACCATGGTGAATCTGAACTTGGCACAAGAGCGTTTCCCTGATGTTGAGTTCCGTGCTACTCGTGAGCACTAA
- the brnQ gene encoding branched-chain amino acid transport system II carrier protein → MKQTLKLTDIIAVGFMLFAFFLGAGNIIFPPSAGQLAGESLLPAMSGFLLTAVGLPLITIIAIALAGGSWEHMTKDLPKRAAVTMAVLIFIIIGPAFAAPRTGLVAYEMAVKPFFAHAEQIHLTMFSILFFVVAMMFAWFQGKLIDVIGKVLTPLLFVGLIVLALAVFLNPQGDIAAAQGEYLTHPLQKGFLEGYNTMDTFASLMFGVLMVDALRSKGITERAATTKYLISAACIAAAGLAFVYISLFYLGATSSTVAAGADNGGVILSHYVQALFGSYGQIVLSIIVLLACLTTAIGLVSACSDYFSSLTPLSYKTWVIINGVACAFVANVGLSQLISLSVPVLFALYPVAIALVALTFVRKKLPTPRVAYRVVILVSLLFALIDAAKVAGIDVSAFNMLPLFEVGMGWLLPTTAAIICMFFVGKSVEQPVVEETA, encoded by the coding sequence GTGAAACAGACGCTAAAACTAACAGATATCATCGCAGTAGGCTTTATGCTTTTTGCGTTTTTCTTGGGAGCCGGTAACATCATTTTCCCACCATCAGCAGGACAACTTGCGGGTGAAAGCTTGCTTCCGGCGATGTCAGGTTTTCTATTGACCGCTGTCGGTCTTCCACTTATCACCATTATTGCCATTGCACTGGCTGGTGGCAGTTGGGAACACATGACCAAAGATCTGCCTAAACGTGCGGCAGTGACCATGGCCGTGCTTATCTTCATTATTATTGGTCCAGCATTCGCGGCTCCTCGTACTGGGCTAGTTGCGTACGAAATGGCAGTGAAGCCATTTTTCGCTCATGCGGAACAAATTCATCTGACGATGTTCTCGATTTTATTCTTTGTCGTTGCAATGATGTTTGCTTGGTTCCAAGGCAAACTTATTGATGTGATTGGCAAAGTGCTGACGCCTCTTTTGTTCGTTGGTTTGATTGTTCTTGCTCTGGCAGTATTTCTGAATCCGCAAGGTGATATTGCAGCTGCTCAGGGTGAATATTTAACGCATCCGTTGCAGAAAGGCTTCCTAGAAGGCTACAACACCATGGATACGTTCGCATCTCTGATGTTTGGTGTGCTGATGGTTGATGCGCTGCGCAGTAAGGGCATTACCGAGCGTGCTGCAACCACCAAATACCTTATTAGTGCTGCATGCATTGCAGCGGCAGGTCTAGCGTTTGTGTACATTTCATTATTCTATCTAGGCGCAACGAGTTCGACGGTTGCCGCTGGAGCCGATAATGGTGGTGTTATTTTAAGCCATTACGTACAGGCGCTATTTGGCTCTTATGGTCAAATTGTTCTTTCTATTATCGTATTACTGGCGTGTTTGACCACAGCAATTGGTTTGGTATCGGCGTGTTCAGATTACTTTAGTTCATTGACACCGTTGTCATACAAAACTTGGGTGATCATCAATGGTGTGGCATGTGCATTTGTTGCAAATGTGGGCTTGTCTCAGCTTATTTCTCTATCTGTTCCTGTGCTATTCGCGTTGTATCCGGTTGCGATTGCATTAGTTGCACTGACTTTTGTACGTAAGAAATTGCCAACCCCTCGTGTTGCTTACCGTGTTGTCATCTTAGTATCGCTATTGTTCGCATTGATCGATGCAGCGAAAGTTGCTGGTATTGATGTTTCGGCATTCAACATGCTGCCTTTGTTTGAGGTGGGAATGGGGTGGTTGTTGCCAACTACGGCTGCAATTATCTGTATGTTTTTTGTCGGAAAATCTGTAGAGCAACCTGTTGTAGAAGAAACGGCATAG
- the srmB gene encoding ATP-dependent RNA helicase SrmB, producing MIKNFAELELDPNLLLAIEEMDFSRPTQIQAEAIPQALDGRDILASAPTGTGKTAAFVLPALQFLQDFPRRKPGPARVLILTPTRELAMQVADQARALAKHTKLNIFTITGGVQYQEHADILATTQDIVVATPGRLMEYIEAERFDCRAIEWLILDEADRMLDMGFGPTVDRLSSECRWRKQTLLFSATLEGKGVEGFTADLLKEPAEIDAEPSRRERKKITQWYHRADSMEHKLALLKTILTEQAERSIIFLKTRERLAELRVELERAQIPCSWIQGEMPQDRRNNAISRFRDGTVNVLLATDVAARGIDLPDVSHVINYDMPRSADVYLHRIGRTARAGKKGNAVSIVEAHDQPMMDRVARYVKEEIKERFIKELRPQHKKPVFKKKKKKDDKKKTTVKAKGKKKVAKKK from the coding sequence GTGATCAAAAATTTTGCTGAATTAGAATTAGATCCAAACTTGCTTCTCGCCATTGAAGAGATGGACTTCTCGCGTCCAACTCAAATCCAAGCGGAAGCCATTCCACAAGCACTGGATGGACGCGACATTTTAGCATCAGCACCAACAGGCACAGGGAAAACCGCCGCATTCGTACTGCCAGCTTTGCAGTTTCTGCAAGACTTTCCTCGTCGCAAACCGGGGCCTGCACGCGTTCTGATCTTAACACCGACTCGTGAGTTGGCGATGCAGGTTGCCGACCAAGCTCGTGCCCTCGCAAAGCATACCAAGCTCAACATTTTCACCATTACGGGTGGTGTACAGTATCAAGAGCACGCTGACATTCTCGCAACCACTCAAGACATCGTGGTCGCTACGCCAGGGCGATTAATGGAATACATTGAAGCCGAACGTTTTGATTGTCGTGCAATTGAGTGGCTGATCTTAGATGAGGCAGATCGTATGTTAGACATGGGCTTTGGCCCAACTGTCGATCGTCTTTCATCAGAATGTCGTTGGCGCAAACAAACCCTACTCTTCTCGGCCACACTCGAAGGAAAAGGGGTTGAAGGTTTTACAGCAGATCTCCTTAAAGAGCCTGCTGAAATCGATGCAGAACCTTCTCGCCGTGAACGTAAGAAAATCACCCAGTGGTACCACCGTGCAGACAGCATGGAGCACAAACTGGCACTACTTAAAACAATCCTTACCGAACAAGCGGAACGCTCTATTATTTTCCTAAAAACTCGTGAGCGTTTAGCAGAACTGCGAGTCGAATTAGAGAGAGCACAAATCCCATGTTCATGGATCCAAGGGGAAATGCCTCAGGATCGTCGTAATAATGCGATTAGCCGCTTCCGTGATGGTACCGTGAATGTCTTATTAGCGACCGATGTCGCTGCTCGTGGTATCGATTTACCTGATGTGAGCCACGTGATTAACTACGACATGCCACGCAGTGCGGATGTATATCTTCACCGTATCGGCCGAACCGCTCGCGCCGGCAAAAAAGGCAATGCCGTATCAATCGTTGAAGCACACGATCAGCCGATGATGGATCGCGTCGCTCGCTACGTCAAAGAAGAGATCAAAGAGCGATTCATCAAAGAGCTGCGCCCTCAGCATAAAAAACCAGTGTTTAAGAAGAAAAAGAAAAAAGACGACAAGAAAAAAACAACGGTAAAAGCAAAAGGCAAAAAGAAAGTAGCTAAGAAAAAATAA
- a CDS encoding tRNA1(Val) (adenine(37)-N6)-methyltransferase — MKSSTQKTKSFSFKQFKIDGGCSGMPVSTDGVLLGAWVDIKQSQNLLDIGTGTGLLALMCAQRNPELQIEAIDIEENAYHAAANNFRASPWHERLTLHFGDILDTHFPHQFDRIVCNPPYFNSGEQAQSVQRAIARHTDQLPHHDLLTRCQSLLTPTGTASFVLPVTEGELFYRHALGSGWFLKRLLSIKPTEKKPINRLLIELSLAPCQPSERQLLIRENGQYSAEFIHLTQAFYLKM, encoded by the coding sequence ATGAAAAGTAGCACGCAAAAAACCAAAAGCTTTAGTTTCAAACAATTTAAAATTGATGGCGGTTGTTCAGGTATGCCAGTCAGTACCGATGGCGTGTTACTAGGCGCTTGGGTTGATATAAAACAGAGCCAGAATTTATTGGATATTGGGACGGGAACAGGGTTGTTGGCTTTAATGTGCGCGCAACGGAACCCAGAATTGCAGATTGAAGCGATTGATATTGAAGAAAATGCTTACCATGCCGCTGCAAATAACTTCAGAGCCAGTCCTTGGCATGAGCGTTTAACTCTACATTTTGGGGACATACTTGATACTCATTTCCCCCACCAATTCGATCGCATTGTCTGCAATCCACCTTACTTTAACTCCGGAGAACAAGCACAGTCTGTACAACGAGCGATAGCTAGACACACTGACCAGCTCCCCCACCATGATTTGCTCACTCGTTGCCAAAGCCTACTGACGCCAACCGGAACCGCCAGCTTTGTACTTCCTGTGACAGAAGGAGAACTCTTTTACCGACACGCATTAGGCTCAGGGTGGTTTCTTAAGCGTTTGTTATCTATCAAACCAACCGAAAAAAAACCCATCAATCGACTGTTGATCGAGTTGAGCCTAGCGCCATGTCAGCCAAGCGAGCGTCAATTACTCATCAGAGAAAACGGCCAATACAGCGCAGAGTTTATTCATCTGACGCAAGCCTTTTACCTTAAGATGTAA
- the prfB gene encoding peptide chain release factor 2 (programmed frameshift): MFEINPIKNRLQDVSERTNVLRGYLDYDAKKERLEEVNAELEQPDVWNEPERAQALGKERASLEAVVETIDQLEQGVEDVDGLLELAVEEEDQETFDEIEPELVELEEKLEKLEFRRMFSGDHDASDCYIDLQAGSGGTEAQDWTSMLLRMYLRWAEAKGFKAEVIEVSEGEVAGLKSATVRISGEYAYGWLRTETGVHRLVRKSPFDSGGRRHTSFASAFIYPEVDENIDIDINPADLRIDVYRASGAGGQHVNTTESAVRITHLPTNTVVQCQNDRSQHKNKDQAMKQLRAKLFELELQKQNAEKQANEDAKSDIGWGSQIRSYVLDDSRIKDLRTGVENRNTQAVLDGDLDKFIEASLKSGL, translated from the exons ATGTTTGAAATCAATCCTATTAAAAACCGTCTTCAGGACGTGTCTGAGCGCACAAATGTCCTGAGGGGGTACCTT GACTATGACGCTAAGAAAGAGCGTCTAGAAGAAGTCAACGCAGAACTCGAACAACCTGATGTGTGGAATGAACCTGAGCGTGCCCAAGCGCTTGGTAAAGAGCGTGCATCTTTGGAAGCGGTTGTGGAAACTATTGATCAACTTGAGCAAGGCGTTGAAGACGTTGACGGCCTTTTAGAGCTTGCTGTTGAAGAAGAAGATCAAGAAACATTTGATGAAATCGAACCAGAATTGGTTGAACTTGAAGAAAAGCTCGAGAAGCTGGAGTTCCGCCGTATGTTCTCAGGTGATCATGACGCATCAGATTGTTATATCGATTTGCAAGCAGGCTCCGGCGGTACTGAAGCACAAGATTGGACTTCAATGTTGCTGCGTATGTATTTACGCTGGGCTGAAGCGAAAGGCTTTAAAGCTGAGGTGATCGAAGTTTCTGAAGGTGAAGTGGCTGGCCTTAAGTCAGCAACAGTCCGCATCTCTGGCGAATACGCTTATGGTTGGTTACGTACCGAAACAGGCGTTCACCGCTTAGTGCGTAAATCGCCATTTGATTCCGGTGGTCGTCGTCATACTTCATTTGCTTCTGCGTTTATCTACCCTGAGGTTGATGAAAACATTGATATCGATATTAACCCTGCTGATCTACGCATCGACGTATACCGTGCATCAGGCGCGGGTGGTCAGCACGTTAACACCACGGAATCTGCGGTACGTATTACCCACCTTCCAACCAACACTGTAGTTCAGTGTCAAAATGATCGTTCACAACATAAAAACAAAGATCAAGCAATGAAACAGCTTCGCGCGAAGCTATTCGAGCTTGAGCTACAAAAGCAGAATGCAGAAAAGCAAGCCAATGAGGATGCTAAGTCTGACATCGGCTGGGGTAGCCAGATCCGTTCTTATGTATTGGATGACTCTCGCATTAAAGATCTACGGACCGGCGTTGAAAACCGCAATACCCAAGCGGTACTTGATGGCGATCTGGATAAATTCATTGAAGCTAGCCTGAAATCAGGTTTATAA
- the lysS gene encoding lysine--tRNA ligase, translating into MTDAVQNETVQEVSTPEENKLIAERRAKLDEIRKSCKANGHPNDFRRDALAGDLQKEFGEKSKEELEELNHVVAIAGRIMAKRGPFLVIQETSGRIQAYADKAVQKVLKEKYQGLDIGDIIGVKGALHKSGKGDLYVNMEEFELLTKALRPLPEKFHGLTDQEMRYRQRYVDLIVNEDSRQAFVVRSKVMSAIRNFMITKQFMEVETPMMHVIPGGASARPFITHHNALDMPMYLRIAPELYLKRLVVGGFDRVFEINRNFRNEGLSPRHNPEFTMMEFYMAYADYKDLMDLTEELLSSVALEVLGSTSMPYGDDTVEFGGTYTRMSMFEAIKHYNPDHAQIQALTEEDIQNRDLMVSIAKSVHVEVEPFWTCGQLLEEIFGETAEPKLMQPTFITGYPADISPLARRSDDNPFFTDRFEFFIGGREVANGFSELNDAEDQDARFKAQVEAKESGDDEAMFYDADYITALEHGLPPTAGQGIGIDRLVMLLTNTHTIRDVILFPAMRPQA; encoded by the coding sequence ATGACTGATGCTGTTCAAAACGAAACTGTACAAGAAGTCTCTACACCAGAAGAGAATAAGCTGATTGCTGAGCGCCGCGCTAAACTGGATGAAATCCGAAAGAGCTGTAAAGCAAACGGCCACCCAAACGACTTCCGTCGTGACGCACTCGCGGGCGACCTTCAAAAAGAGTTCGGTGAAAAGAGTAAGGAAGAGCTAGAAGAGCTTAACCACGTTGTTGCAATCGCTGGTCGCATCATGGCTAAGCGTGGTCCATTCCTAGTAATTCAAGAGACTTCTGGCCGTATTCAAGCTTACGCTGACAAAGCGGTACAAAAAGTACTTAAAGAAAAATACCAAGGTCTAGATATCGGTGACATCATCGGTGTGAAAGGTGCACTGCACAAGTCTGGTAAAGGCGACCTATACGTGAACATGGAAGAGTTCGAATTGCTAACGAAAGCACTTCGTCCACTACCAGAGAAGTTCCACGGTCTAACTGACCAAGAGATGCGTTACCGTCAACGTTACGTTGACCTAATTGTTAACGAAGATTCTCGTCAAGCGTTCGTAGTACGTTCTAAAGTAATGTCTGCAATCCGTAACTTCATGATCACTAAACAGTTCATGGAAGTTGAAACGCCAATGATGCACGTTATCCCTGGTGGTGCGAGTGCGCGTCCATTCATCACGCACCACAACGCACTAGACATGCCAATGTACCTACGTATCGCACCTGAGCTATACCTGAAGCGTCTAGTGGTTGGTGGTTTCGATCGCGTATTCGAAATCAACCGTAACTTCCGTAACGAAGGTCTTTCCCCTCGTCACAACCCAGAATTCACAATGATGGAATTCTACATGGCGTACGCGGACTACAAAGATCTGATGGACCTAACTGAAGAACTACTAAGCTCAGTTGCTCTCGAAGTTCTAGGTTCAACGTCAATGCCTTACGGTGATGATACGGTTGAGTTTGGCGGCACTTACACTCGTATGAGCATGTTTGAAGCTATCAAACACTACAACCCAGACCACGCGCAAATCCAAGCGCTAACAGAAGAAGACATTCAAAACCGTGACCTAATGGTTTCTATCGCGAAATCTGTTCACGTTGAAGTAGAACCTTTCTGGACATGTGGTCAGCTTCTTGAAGAGATCTTTGGTGAAACTGCTGAACCTAAGCTAATGCAGCCAACGTTCATCACGGGTTACCCAGCAGATATCTCTCCATTGGCTCGTCGTAGCGATGACAACCCGTTCTTCACTGACCGCTTTGAATTCTTCATCGGTGGCCGTGAAGTAGCGAACGGCTTCTCTGAGCTTAACGATGCAGAAGACCAAGACGCACGCTTTAAAGCACAGGTTGAAGCGAAAGAGTCTGGTGATGACGAAGCCATGTTCTACGATGCAGACTACATCACTGCACTAGAGCACGGTCTACCGCCAACAGCTGGTCAAGGTATCGGTATCGACCGTCTGGTTATGCTACTGACTAACACGCACACCATTCGTGACGTTATCCTGTTCCCAGCGATGCGTCCTCAAGCATAG